The genomic stretch AGATCTTTGCAACTTCCTTAAGGTATAACTAATGAATCAATGATGATCGAGATGGGCTATAAGTTTTCAGCTGGACAGTGGAGAGACAGGAAGAACTCTGTAGTGTTGATTGATCATCCCGCAGCAGAAACAGCATCGATAACTCAGTCTGCAGAACCATCACCTGTAGATCCAGCACCTACTGAATCCTCACCTGTACAATCATCTGggcccacacaaaaaagaaGGATGAAGATGTTTGCACAAAAATCCACAAGGCCTGGACAGAGGAGAAAACTTGCTCAGAGGATGCTTGACAGAATCCTTAATGAATATGAAATGGATACATCTAAGAGCTCTTTGGCAAGTGTTTCAGATGATGAGCAAAATAACTATGATGAGTTCAGATGGAACTATCATGAGCAAAAGGTAGCTGTTGCGAGGACTGAATTAGAGAAACTGGCAAGGAAGACAAAGAAATAGAAGATGTTATTCAAATTGTTGTGAAAATAGCTGTTGAGGATGCTATTGCAGCTCAGATGGAGCAgcaagaagaggagaaagaaagagaggagatcgaacaagaagaagaagagtgtcCACAGGATGTGGAAATTGAAAAAGATGTTGTTCAACCCATCCTAGATGAGGACAAGGAAACAAATGATCAGGATGAGACACTAGTGCTTGATCTGCCGAAGGAAGGCACTCAGAATGTAGCTCAGATGGACACAGTGGAAGTTCATATTGAGGGGGAGTATAATGAACAATTAATCATGGATACTGCTGGTGTAGAAGATTCCTCACTCAGGATTGCTTCAGTTCCTACTCTGCAGGACACTTGCAATCGCATGATGAACCAAGAAGTTGCCAGGTTAAGAATAGTGAATTACTACAATTTCATTGACTCAGAAGCAAGCTAAAACTCAGGGGGAGTCATCTAATGTTGGTGTTCAAAATGAAGATGATATGAGTGATGTTACAAATTCTGAGTTGCTTAAAGATATCATGTACAGATAAGGTGAACTGCAAAACCTGATTAAGGATATGTGGACCTCAATTCATGTGGAAATGGATGAGATGAAGAACAGAATGGCATTTGAACTTTAGAAGCTGAGAAGAGATATGTCTTCTAACGCCAGCTTAGCCTTTATAGGGGTGGAACATATGGGGAAGAAAATGGATAACATGAGAGCAGCAATCGATCAGAAGCTGGAACAGTTCTCTAAATTCGCTCTTATTCAACTTCCTTCAAATCTTGAGCCTTCTTCATCTACTCAAGCTCCATCCATATCTATTCCAGCCCCAAATCCTCCCAAATGGAACTCACTTTTATTCCCTTTATCAGATTTGGTTCTGTTTTAAAGTTCGATGTTTTTGAGTTTGGTCGTTGATTCTACACAAGTACTTTAATGCTTCATTGAAACTTTTTAATGTATTTTGGGCTGATCTACAATGCTTTATTTTCAATACATATGCTAGTTTGATCCATCCTTTTGTACTgttgacaaaaagggggagaaataTTTATTTCCCTTATATTATGTTACAAAAGGGAGAGATAATGAATTGCAGGAACAAGAACGAGTTCTGTTGTAAAACGAGTTCGGAATGATGAAACAAGAACAAGTTATGTGGTGAAACAAGTCTGAATGATGATTTTGTGTGAACAGGTTCTGACGTTCAAAACTGAACCTTCTTCTGTGAATAAATTATAATTCACATGCTCTGATACAGGCTATATAGGTTCTTTAGTTTGAATATGAACTCGATGCTCTGAACCTATTTGTGTCCAAATGACAAACTATCAGATGCTCTAATACATATTCTACAAGTTCTGAAGGCGAAACCGAATCATACTACAAGGCTGAATTCAAATCCTCATTTTACAACTTTCTCTTGTTTTTGCTTTACACTAAGTGACATATCATTGACAACCAAGTTATTGTGATTACATGCAATtatacaacaattggtatatttatgtggataattttgccatcataaaaaagggggaAGGTTGTTGGGAAAAACCcctaattaattttgaagttgCCAAAACAATCCATATTCTCTAATatctgagttaatgcaatgaaatacttattttgcagattgtCTTAATGTATTTTCGAGTGTTAAAGAAAGGTTACACAAGATAGAATCTGGCATGAAAGGCTCAAACGATGTCTGAAGGTCTCGGACGTTGCTTGaagagctcggacgttgagtggatACCTCAAACATTGCTGTGTAGCTCAAGCTCCGAGGGAGTACTTCTTGTGCAATGACTAAAATATTACGAGATATCTTCGAGATGATTTGATTGACATATTAGATCATCACAACGATtagcaaatcaagctggattcatttttaaaaattatcaattatgaaaatcaatcaaagaCATGGATTAAGGGAGATGGTGATGACTCACCTCTTGAAGAActctatctatggaaaccctAAATCATAATTGTATGGCTGATTTGGTCTGATGGGAGATTCTTTCTTTGATTGATCTCAACGACTACGAGATCATTTGTATACAATCTTGTCCAAATGGAAAGTTGGGAGAGTGATTCTCGGAAGATCTTGTAACAGGCAGTTGGAGATGGAGAAGTATAAAAAGAGACCTCAAGAATGAAAAGTGAATACATGAGAGAGCAAAATcttaaatttcaagatcaagagagcttcacatcttTCATGTACTCTATATCTAAACACTATAATACTTAGAGGTTTATTCAAGTAAGAGAGTGTTAAATGGAAAGTCTAGTTACTCAAGAATCGTCACAAGTATTGTAACCTCTGAAATATTCACTAGTAAAATCCAGCTGATTGGCTGCTAGCATAAAGAAGTGGATGTATGTTTGAACAAAGCTGAATTACTATAAACTTTTCGTGCcaattctctatcccttaaactCTTTATTATTATAGTGtgatagttgaattgtgcaCGCTATTGAATCTAAGGACACCTCGGTTCTTGTTAGCGATCATCATTTGAACTAAGCTCTGAGCTTATCTGtttaaattccaaattgatttcTATAATTCTTTGAAATAACTTATTCAGCCCCCCCTAGGCAATAACGTTAGCACCAACAGAGGTTTGGTTATATAAGAATCACAATAAATGAAAATCGTGTCATGTATTTTCGATCTCGAGTATCTTAAAATGGCAAATGGCTTCGCATAGTTGTAGCTGAACATCCATTAATATTATGCATACTTCTTAGTAGTCATGATCAAAACAACTTTACATAGATCAAGAATTCATGCATGGGATgatgacataaataattaatgaactttagtttaatgtgcaatatggttcATTTgcactttaaatttgttcaatgtgatcattgaactttAACTTAATGTACAATGATTTCTCcgagcttttaatttattcaatatggtccttaaacttttggtaTGTGTTTAATTTGGTacttgaaaaatgttccatattgtcctttcattaatttaagttcggggacatcattgaacattttcattatAGGTGATCGATTTACGGTTCGATCCGATCCCACCTTGGATCCGAGAACCGGATGGGAGGACAAGTTCCTAGTTTCAAGGATTGGctggtccggttcggttcccgagcAATCCGATCATTGGATGGGTCGCATTTTTTGTCTATGATTTGttgtttaatttttcttgttaatGACATATTTATTAAACCACCTCTCATTAATTGCGCAGCGTTGTCACTAAACTTGAAATTCATATTAAGTattttaggtttaggtttaagTTAAGgtttaggaaattaaaaaaaaaataattgtttggtccggtccggttcccccttggaatcgggaatcgaaCCAACCATAAGCAGTCCCAATTATGTTGAATCGGGAAGCAGACTGGAGTCCTTGGGAATCGGATCAAATCGGCCAGCTGGGAAGTTCTCGGTTCGGTCGATCCATGATGCTCGGTTCTAATTTTCATTCAATTGAgtgactaaattaaatatttaccaaaagttcCGGAACCACATtgtataaattaaaagtttattgaTGACATTACACGTTGGACCAAAGTTGAtgaatcatattgcacattaaatttaaaTTCATGATCCATTTGGGGTTATTTACCCTCCGAATATCAATACATGAGTAGTGCATCCTTACAAAATGAATGATTATTGCCTCTCGATCGGTCTTAACAGTCAAAACCGAAGATATTAAAACCGGTTGAGAAGATTCACTTTTTCGGACTCAAGAACTAGCTTGCAGAGACTATAATTActtgagatcgagagagagagatcgatcCCGAACTGTGCTGTGAGATTCCATATTTCACATAAAGTGGAGATAAACTCTGCGGCAGCATTTGCATGGCCACCTCAACGTGGAGGTTGAGATGCATCGAATGGACTGCAAAAAACCAGAGTCACAGTCGAAATGTGCAAGTGGCGATCCCGTGATCATCTCTTCACTCGATCAAGCTGTGAATACCAACAGCTACTTTTGCATTACGTGTTAGTCCAAACCCAACGTTTCCTCCATGCACAAGGCCACCGCCCCCAAAATGACAAAACCCTTTGGCCCTGACCAACCATCTCATCTCACCATCCACGTACTCCACATGCAATTGCAGACCCCTCCAACTCCTCTATATAAACCACCCGCCATTTCCCTTCATCACTCACCAAAACACACAACAATCACACCAAGAATCAATCTCCCTCTCTTGTGAAAACAACCCACAATGGCGAAACTTGCCACCCTCGCAGCGATCCTTGGAGTCCTCCTGGTGATGTCCCACGCTGTGGCGGCCAACCGCGCCACCATAACCACGGTTGACATCAACGAGCCCGAGAACCAGATGCGCCGCGGCGGGAGCTGCTACGAGCAAGCTGAGAGGCTCAACCACTGCGAGCAGCTCTTTGAGGATGTGATGCAGGGAGGCAGCCGGTACGGAGGTGGTCGGTACGGAGGCGGCTACGGAAGCGGACGAAGGGGAGGCCAAGACCAGTGCTCAGGCCAGCAGCTAAGGCAGTCGAGGCACTTCGAGCCGTGCTGCAATGAGCTGAGGCGGATGGACGATGAGTGCCGGTGCCAGGGACTAAGGGAGGTGATAAGAGAGCAGATGGGCGGGTACGGAGGACGGGGATCGCAAGACGAGGTGAGGAGGTGCACGAGGAACCTGCAGAACATGTGTGGGCTTGGTCAGTCCTGTTACAATGAGGCCATGCTGGATTGAAGAAGTCGAGGGTTGAGCTTTAAAACTAAAGATCAGATGAGAATCACGTTAAATGGCGTTTCAATAAAGAAAAGGTAGAATGTGTCTTTTGGCTAGAGTCGCCAGACACGGAGACTTTTAGTAGGAGGAGAGAGACAAGAAACCACCACATCATCGTGTGGTTTTCTTTATCTTGTCTTATCTTTCGTTTTAAGTACGTGTATGTTTTGAGACCGTATGTACGGCTATGTACCAgccaaataaaaatctgatctTAGCTTTCTTTGGTTCATAATTAATATATGacatatataaatatacatatgcCAATGATGAGTGACCTCGATAACACGTATGCAGAAGAATTTATCATGTATACGTGCATGGGCAGTGCGAGAACGTGTCACGttgattggattttcttttcagtcctaaacttttagcAGCATTGTTATCGGACAGAACATACCCTCATAAGCAATCAATTTGATCTGATTGTGTGCCCCATCCTGCTAAATTTACTCCGAGTCTTAGTCAATTTTCCCTTTATCCTTCTTGGGGTGAATCTGAGTCATGGCTTTTTTCTAGTTGGCCAAAGTGCATCACACATTGCATGCCTTGGAAATATAAGCCCAAATGGATCTTATTACTTCCGCTAAGCTATGATTCTCAGCTgtatcatatgaaaaaaaaaaaaaaaagattatgactaGCATTGTTTCAAGATGAGGCTAAAAGATAAAGCAAAATGAATATCAGTCGCTAATATGTCAAGTTTTTGACTTTAAGGAATGAATTGGAAACCGATAAGATTAGGGACGGGTGATCGATCGATGAATTAACAAAAGGAGAATGTTTTCTTGATAGTCCGACAGTACTGTCAGTTATTTCGATCATAGATTCACATACTATCAccatgtgttttgcataaaatactcattaattgaaacatcATGGAGTCAGAAATAATTATAGTACTATCAGGCTAGTGGCTTCCTTAACACAAATATGACAGCTCTATCATccttaaaagataaaaaatgagaaatttcacTCATCCGTTCAGATAGCATACATTTGGTTTTGGTCAAAGATCCGCTCAATCCAATTAGcgaagagaggaaaagaaacgAAAGCAAGAGATCGGAGTTAATGGCCAAGGAAAGATACCAGAACAAACTTGATTTCCTAGGTGACCGCACCAATCAATTGCACATATTTTCTGGTCAAAGAACATAAAATGAGCAAATCATGTTCTAACCAAAGCACACATTTGAGTACATCCGAGTTGGTAATTTCTAATACAGTTGAAGTATTTGACAATGCTCTTTGTAATGCAATAGATCCACTACATATATTCATACATACTAGTGCAAGCATGCAAAAGAATGGAATGCAGAGTCACAGCCACAAGCCTCAAGCCTCAAGCCTACTCAGCTACTTGAACCAAAATTAGGCATCACAATCATCTTCATCTGCACTTGAATACAAGAATTCCTCTGGGATTTCTTTTCACTGGTGGTTTAATTTTACAcccttcttcctttctttttctctagttCTATCTGATCAAAACCATCGGCAGGCTAATGACACCACTAGTTGCTAATGTGTAATACCGTACTTTCAACTGATTCAAAATCTCTGAAACTACTGTGTAGTGTTCACTGTCATCTTCTTGTTAATTACCACGAATGAAGTTTGCTAAAAAGGACACCAATCTATTAAAACTCACGTTGGATGGAGAAAGTTACATGTGTATTTGAACACTTTAAATTGAAAACTTTTTCTTCACTCGAGTCTTTGACGGCGTGAAAAAACCAAAAGCGTGACTTAAGTAGAAGCTCTCGTTAACTCAATCCCCTTGAACAATGATTTCAGGTTTTGTATCTCCCAAAGTTActagaaaaggccaaaaagaaTAATGAAAGCGACACTGCAATCTCTACTACCAACAGAAAACTTTGTGCACTTAATTGAAAGTTCAGAATGACATTTGTACATTCCACAAAATTTTAAGGATCTAACTGAACCAGCTTAAAATTTCATGGACAACACTGCATATTAGACATCTCCATGTCTCTAATTAACAGAGATGATACAGCATATTGGACAAGGACCAATGTTATTATTATCATAGACAAGGTTTGAATCTATTTGTGTTCCATTAAGTTAACAGATAAGTAGGTTCAGCAGTAATCAAAAAACCCCTGTAGATCCAATGTTGAAGTTCCTTCTGAGTTCTCACACAACAGTCGTGAGAGGAAGTAAGCAATCCACAGTTTTTACATGACTTCGGCCTATTTTGGCATTGCTACAGAGGGACATTTGCCCAATGTGTTCCACAATATATAATCCCCAGCAGTCACCTGTTATAAGCAAGCAAACAAGATTACaacaaaagaaagtgaaaatatGAGAAACACggctttaaaaaattgattgctGTTTAAAGAAGATTTGAGGCCTGAAAAAATGTACAAGGCAAACTTTCATATCTGATCACTGTCCACAAAATGTGAGTGTTACCATGGTTGACCAGGAAAGCAACTGAGCAGCAAATTGTCTTTCCTTCACATATTGGTTAAGTCACAAAGGGAAGGTATCACTTTGGTAGTCAAAAGAGCAcatatttctttgaaaattgcCTTCTCCAACCACTTATATTTACAGGTTTTTGGTAAACCATATCATCTTATCTACTTTCTGGCTAGTATTGCATACCCATGCATTACATGTCCAATGACAAAGAACATACTGTCCATTGTTAAACCCTCGAGAGCTTAACATCAAGCAGCGCGAAAACACTGCTTGCACATGATTCACTGATGTATAAGAGGGGCATTGATCCACTTGCGAAAGCCTCCCCATCACAGTAACAATGACAGTTTAATCGAGATATAGAGATGAAAAAGTCCATAAACAGCCTATAAGACGTTCATTTTGCTTTGATACTGATAGTTATGGCCTGAATCACATGTTTGACAAAAATGcgcattatttttcttttcattacacTGGCCCTCTCAAGcaaattggaaataaaaaaccaattttgtgattttggtAAGAAGAGGTCTGCTACCTGAATTGAGAACTCTACCGGTGCTTTAACAGAAGGATATATGCTCACCTGCATTTATGCAAGACATGATAACAAAGCGAAACTTAGTGGCCGTTTCTCATGCCTCACAATACTGAACAGGATGACCTactaaatgattaaaaaattagagtatTTTTAGCAGCTCATCATGCAAAGTTCCATATGATTCTAAAAGAGCAGACCAAATATTAGATGTCCGAATATATGCAAACAGCAGTAAACTCGAGTGCCAGTCTTCTCAGGTAATTAAAAACTACAAAAGGGCAGATACAGTTTGCTTTTCCAAATTGAACAGCCAAAATAGCTGCCTATTATAGAATATGGTTCAGATTCATTCAGGGACAGCCCATTCCAATCTCACAGTGCCTCGTAGAACAAGAGCATGTACAAGAGAGACATACCAAGCATGCACATCTCTCGAATTGAAAATTCAACTATTTAGTACCTGACGATGACAAAAGAATGAAATTATATATTCTGAGTAGGTATTTAAAAAAGCAAACAGTACATTTCTGCACCTCTCTGTGAAATCAGAATCTTACAGGTACACCAAACTTTTTGCAGCAGGAGAGCAACAAAGTCACTTTTCCACCGTAAGCCAAAAGGAGCTTAGAAAGATGTAGCAAAGAAACTTACAGATTTAGGATCAATGGATATCCCAGACAATGATGCCCCAGCAATTCTGAAAGACACCTGCAATCATGCAAACAATAGCCCGTAACAGAATTTCCCACAGCAGTCGTGAGAAATAAATATGTGAAGCACTAGTTGAAATGGGGATGCAAAACAAAGCATTTGTGGCAAATCAACAATACACCTAAACATCAAGAATAATCCACTCTAGAACACTAGCTATTCTTGCAACCAGACTGCTGAAGGCAAGCTATATTGTTGCGTGCTGACTCTATGATGTCTCTAACAAGGCTCCTCTATGATTAATTCCCCACCTCACATTTCAACCAACAGAAGATGCATGGGATTGGTTATATGAGTGGCTCACTGATGAATGAGTTCCCTTTCTATTCACACTATGAACAAGTGATTATTTAGTTGAACAGTCCAGTCCCGTCACGAGTGCACCGACAAGGTTTCAAGTAGACAAACAGTACTAAGCTAAGAAAGCCATTTTATGAATATCTATTCTGGAAAGAATGACTAGGGTTTCTCTTCATAAGAAAGGACGGTTTTTGTTGATGCACACAGAACCACTTACGTGAAGCCCTAAATGCATGCGTCACAACAAAATTAACTGCATAAACTAACTTCCAAGTGAACCCAGAAATTCATACTTTAGCATAATTGTATGCCTGCCAGCAAAATGGTTCCTCTAAATCGACTGGAGGGAGATCCTTGGTCATTTTCGCCATCAAATATTCCTCGACATTGACCATATTATTGGTGGGCTCTGTGTCGACATCACTATCTTCCTCCGCCGTgcttctgaaaaatgattttctaaaaaggaaCCTTTGGGATTGCCATGGTGCAAACTTAACTGTCCCCGGGAAGGTAGCTTCAATGCTTTTTCCAACAAGACCTCGTCCACTTACTAAAATTTTCCACTCGACAGAGTGCTCTGTATTCGAAATAGTTCCAACTGAAGGAGTTCCATCCACAGCAATAACCCTTCTCCTAGGAAAAGGCATTGTCAGAGTACAGAACTCCATGGTCAAAGGAGCCTTGTACCCTTCCATCAAGCTTAGTTTGAACAAAAATGCACCTTCATCTTCAGAAACCATTGACAATTGATAGAATCCCTTTATGGGAGGTCCAAGCCCACAGGATCCTTGATAGCGCATCAGAACAAAATTACCCAAAGGTGGTGAAAACATCACCGACTGTTTATCGGCCCCCTGTTCTGGAACTTGAGCAGATGGATGGAATGATAAAGACTCGATGCGACTGCTATTCAGTCCTGTCAAAGGAAGGGATACATCAGGCAGTCCTTCTAATTCTGCTCGACAATTAACCTGACCTGAAACTGAAATGCTATCTGGAATTTCATCACGATCATACAAGGCAGCAGCAACAGTTTCATGAATAGTAAAAAGTATTTTCTGCTTCCCCTTGTAAAGATACGGCTTCCATGCAGGCTGTTTGACATCTGCAGGAGGCAGATCTGCCGAAGAAAAACCATTAAGCTTGATAGTGAAAATGTTGGAAGCATTGAGATCCAAAGGGGTACCTATAtttaaagaatagaaaaaaatgaaccATTAGCCAATCCCAGAAAGAGGAAAAGCACAGttcagaagagagagagcactGCCATAAGTGGAGTAAACATCACTGACCAAAGGGCATCGAGCTACTAATATAAGTCCTTAATGCATCCTTATCCAATGGCCTTGAACCAATTTTCATAGCATCTGATGAGATGGCACCAACGGAAGTATTGGAGGGAGTTGAAGATGCAACTGGAGCTGCCACAGGCTTTGCTCTTGATGATATGCCTATGCTACCAGTTAAGGAATCCAATAACCCTCCCATGGATGGGGATGCATTCACAATCACTTCAGGTTCAGCCATATCCCCAGAAATTATCTCACCAATGGCATGTGCTACCATGAATGCCCTGCAAAACAGATTACGTGGAAACAATTAGTGCcaatgagagaaaaaaacaaggatcgttaaaagagagagaatggacaATGCTGGGTCACCATCATTCGATGCTTCAACTAGGATTCAGGTATTCAAGTGTAGTCAGACCGAAAGAAAAGGCACGTAATTGATTTTTAGATGATCTAAATTATAAACCGGCACAATCTAGAGACAATTACTCTGCTGCTACAAGCCTAACGCACAACTATGCCTGTTAATGATATATGTCTGGACAGGAAAAGAGAACCTCACAAAGAACAAATGAATAGGATGTCCTATTGAATGTTCAACGTGACACAAACCTGTTCCTTTTGCTTAAGGAAGGTAATAAAATTTAGGCATAGCCCAAACAGAgcataatttaagaaaaacacTCCCCTAGATCATAAGTCTTCAAGTGATATGATCTTTGCATTCAACATTTTAAACTATACAAAGAATTCTTCAATTATTTCCTTTAACTTATAGAACAAGCTAGTTAGGCTAGATAGATATATTAGCTAGAAGAATGGGTTATTGACTATCTAGTGCACAAAAGAGAGTACAAATATGCTGATCGTTTGATGCCACAGAACAGTGTGAAAGAGGGATTTCTAATGTCTCCTAACTAACAAAATGAGCAACTTACCATACCCTGTAACTGATGGAAGATCAAGCAGAAGCGCAGATAAACTTCCATCCACTCCTCCAACAGCATTGCCACAATCAGATCTTTTGCATATTTCCTTGTATGAATCTAAATGTCCGAGCTCAACCAAAGGCAGTACAAGGATGCAGAACTGACTCTTCATATGCAGGATCAAAGGCCACAACGGATAATTCTCTCTCGTCTCTTCTTTGTTAATGTAAATGCTAATGACATGACGCGTAACTGGATCATCTACCCAAGAATCTGAACCTTCAGCAGACTGAGACACACGTATGCCAAATCCACGAACAGATCCTTCTCTAAACATAGATAGATGATGGCAAATTATTTAGAACATTATTGAAGTCGCAAGACAGTAGTGACAggcaaaatgcaaaatgcatTCTCAACAGCTATGCAAGACCAATAACCATCTAATCCTGTTATCATGATTTAGACTTAGGTATGAAATACCAGTGCATAATTTTACGGAGTGATGCAGATACTATTAACAGATCACAACCAAATTAACTCTGACTTGGAACAACAAAAGCTCACTTATTTTGTCCATTCTGACAACgcattttttctcaacaatgcaACCACTTCTTGGAGACAAGAGGGACACTAGCGTCCACCAAACATTCACATTCCTTACTCTGCAAATTATGACCCAATTTTATAGCAATTAAGGGAACAAACGCCAAGCATTAATTCTTGGAGACCAGATAGAGATACAACGTGCAAATGATTGTTCAAATGCAGTTTTGACATAGGAAAATTATAGAAGTGTTCAGTTTGTGTAGAAACATAAGCAAACATCCAAGGAGCTCTCAACTCATTGTATCAACATCTTTACAaacctcttctttctctctgcAAATGAAGAGGCCAACTCTGAATCAGACGGCAAATATTGCAATGCCGTACTGTCAACACTACCGCCATTGCGCTCGTTCTCACTTTTGCAAGCCGCCCGCCACTGCTTCTCCACCACCGGAAACCTCCTGTTATCACATCCAGTCAAAGAAGAAATATCAAATTCCCACCAGTAAAAGAAACCACAGCAGTAGGCCAAGCACTCTACAGTTAGAGCCTTTGCTGGGAGATGGTTTTTGTCATTGTTGTGGTTCCTGACTCAATCCATTCTACAAAGCACAGAGGTTAACACTACTCGGGCTTTCGCAAGAAATCCAAGTGCCTTCTCTAAGTACAATATAAGAGCTACCGAGCAAGCCACAACGCAAACCCCACTAACACAACTTTTCGCATTCACTCAGCAAGCGACCACTACACGCTTTAACCGAGAATTTAACCGAGTGGATCATAGCAAGCGGCCAACAGGAGGTGTCCGTCCCATCATTCACTTTGTAAAACCAAATTCGTAAACCAGTCTCGCCATAAACAGCATTATCAAGTCGAAAAATCACCAGCATCAAAACGCGCATACATAGTCAAAGCGAGCAGTCCTCTAAACAGAATCGGTATCGAAAACTGGTAACCCCACCCGACAGTTCGAATGAAACTACATAAACCGACAAAGGAGCGACCTGGAGAAGACGACGGCGTCGTGGCTGTTGAGGATCCAGAGAGCTCTGATGCTGCAACCAGTGGGCATGTTTTGGCGTCTTCTTCCCACGCTGCGATTAGCTCCGCTGGATTGGGAGAGAAGGCGAGAGAAATTGAAGACGTcgtcggcggtggttggcgccGGAGTTGGCACCCACAGTGATCGGCGATGGAAACTCCTTCAGCGCAACGTCAGACAATTTATCAGTCTGAAATATGCCAGGGGATATAACTTGAACTTTATCTTAAAT from Rhodamnia argentea isolate NSW1041297 chromosome 2, ASM2092103v1, whole genome shotgun sequence encodes the following:
- the LOC115749959 gene encoding 2S seed storage albumin protein-like is translated as MAKLATLAAILGVLLVMSHAVAANRATITTVDINEPENQMRRGGSCYEQAERLNHCEQLFEDVMQGGSRYGGGRYGGGYGSGRRGGQDQCSGQQLRQSRHFEPCCNELRRMDDECRCQGLREVIREQMGGYGGRGSQDEVRRCTRNLQNMCGLGQSCYNEAMLD
- the LOC115749992 gene encoding AP-5 complex subunit mu-like isoform X2, whose translation is MTKTISQQRRFPVVEKQWRAACKSENERNGGSVDSTALQYLPSDSELASSFAERKKREGSVRGFGIRVSQSAEGSDSWVDDPVTRHVISIYINKEETRENYPLWPLILHMKSQFCILVLPLVELGHLDSYKEICKRSDCGNAVGGVDGSLSALLLDLPSVTGAFMVAHAIGEIISGDMAEPEVIVNASPSMGGLLDSLTGSIGISSRAKPVAAPVASSTPSNTSVGAISSDAMKIGSRPLDKDALRTYISSSMPFGTPLDLNASNIFTIKLNGFSSADLPPADVKQPAWKPYLYKGKQKILFTIHETVAAALYDRDEIPDSISVSGQVNCRAELEGLPDVSLPLTGLNSSRIESLSFHPSAQVPEQGADKQSVMFSPPLGNFVLMRYQGSCGLGPPIKGFYQLSMVSEDEGAFLFKLSLMEGYKAPLTMEFCTLTMPFPRRRVIAVDGTPSVGTISNTEHSVEWKILVSGRGLVGKSIEATFPGTVKFAPWQSQRFLFRKSFFRSTAEEDSDVDTEPTNNMVNVEEYLMAKMTKDLPPVDLEEPFCWQAYNYAKVSFRIAGASLSGISIDPKSVSIYPSVKAPVEFSIQVTAGDYILWNTLGKCPSVAMPK
- the LOC115749992 gene encoding AP-5 complex subunit mu-like isoform X1, whose translation is MPTGCSIRALWILNSHDAVVFSRRFPVVEKQWRAACKSENERNGGSVDSTALQYLPSDSELASSFAERKKREGSVRGFGIRVSQSAEGSDSWVDDPVTRHVISIYINKEETRENYPLWPLILHMKSQFCILVLPLVELGHLDSYKEICKRSDCGNAVGGVDGSLSALLLDLPSVTGAFMVAHAIGEIISGDMAEPEVIVNASPSMGGLLDSLTGSIGISSRAKPVAAPVASSTPSNTSVGAISSDAMKIGSRPLDKDALRTYISSSMPFGTPLDLNASNIFTIKLNGFSSADLPPADVKQPAWKPYLYKGKQKILFTIHETVAAALYDRDEIPDSISVSGQVNCRAELEGLPDVSLPLTGLNSSRIESLSFHPSAQVPEQGADKQSVMFSPPLGNFVLMRYQGSCGLGPPIKGFYQLSMVSEDEGAFLFKLSLMEGYKAPLTMEFCTLTMPFPRRRVIAVDGTPSVGTISNTEHSVEWKILVSGRGLVGKSIEATFPGTVKFAPWQSQRFLFRKSFFRSTAEEDSDVDTEPTNNMVNVEEYLMAKMTKDLPPVDLEEPFCWQAYNYAKVSFRIAGASLSGISIDPKSVSIYPSVKAPVEFSIQVTAGDYILWNTLGKCPSVAMPK